CAGGAGCGCGACTCGGCCAGGTTGACTTTTAGAAACAGCCAGGGCGCGAGGAAGACCACCCACCAGGTGGCAAGCGTGTAGCGAACAAAACGAAAGAAGAGCGCAACCGCTTCCGGCTCTTGAGGGAAGATCGCTTTTAGTCCGGCCCAGAAGATCAACACGCCGATGAGGCCGATGACGAAGCGGGTGGCGCGTTTGCCCAACGGCCCGCCGGCGTTGAACTTCGCCCAGCGGTTCGTCATCGCCAGCCCGACGCCCACGCCAAAGATTGACCCGGCGCCGGTGAAGAGTCCGTCCAGCGCTCTGGCTCCGGCGGCGAAGGAAGCCCAACTGACAGGATCGGGCGATGAGGCGACGAAACCCCGCACGACCAGGCCGATGACGATGACCAAAGCCGCCACTCCAGTGGCGGCGACCACTTGTCCTCCCAGCCCGATCTTGTTGAGCCACTGAGTCGCTTTCGGCTCCAACCAGAAGAACGCCGCCAAGAACAATCCACCCACCAGCCAGCCGCCGATCACGTCCACCGGAAAGTGCACGCCGAGGTAGAGGCGCGAGAATGAGATGAGGGCAATGACGACGAGGGCGGCGACCCAGGCCCACTGTTTTTTGATTGCGCCGGCGAGGAAGAACCAGACGCCGGTTGCATTCTGGGCGTGGCCGGAGGGCAGGCCGTAGCTGCCTTCGGCGGCGAGCGCCTGCACGCGCGCGTCGAACCAGTACGGGCGCGGCAAGTGGAAGGCGAGCTTGAGCATCCAGTTGAGCGAAGCGCTGGACAGAAGCACCAGCGCCAGCCGCGCGCCCAGGCCGGCGTCAATGCCGAGATAGATGAGCGGAAAGAGAATCAGAAAGAACTCTTCACTACCGAAGAAGCTGAAGAGGGCCATTGGCGCTTTGAGCGCGGCGAGTTGTTGCAGGGTGAGGATGAAGGGGATTTGGGATTGAAGGAAGGCGTCCATGTTATTGATGACAAAGCGATTGCATGTAGACCTGGTGTCTTTGTGGCTTCGTGCTGAAATTAGGCCACATGCTTATTAATGAAGGCGGCGGCGCGCTCGAAGAGAATGTGCCGCTCCAAATCTTCGGTGACGATGTGGCCGCTCTGTTCGAGCCAGAGCATCTCTTTGTCCTTCGAGCCAATGTGTTCGTAGATGTAAGGCAGGTTATGAGGCAGAATGAAAGTGTCGCCTTTGGAATGAATAAGCAGGGCCGGGGCGGCCACGCGCGGCAAAGCCTCGTCGGTGACGCGCAAGTAATTTGCGAATTGCTTGAGGGCCGTCGTCGTCCACGCCGCGTAACTTACGTGCTCGACGAGCCTCGCCAGTTCGGCGGGGTCGGCTGGCTCCTTTTTGATGTAAGGCTGAAAAAGCGCGATCAAGTTGGCGAAGTTCATGCGCCAGTCGGTTTGAACCTTGAGCGGCGTGCTCATGGTGACAATGCCCGCCACCTGCTCTGGGTATTGCGCCGCCAGATTGATGGCCGTCATGCCGCCCATCGAAAGCCCCAGCACAAACACCTGTTTACACTGATCGCGCAACAACTTCAAGCCGTCCACCGCCGAGCCAAGCCAGTCGCGCCAGTGCAGACGGCGCAAATCGTCGGGCGTGGTTCCGTGCCCGGCCAGCCGCGCCCCCAGCACGGTGTGCCCTTGCCCGGCCAGATATTCGCCAAGCCGGAACACCTCGCGCGGCGCGCCGGTGAATCCGTGAAGAAGTAAACATCCGATTGGCCCGCCGCGAAAGAAAAACGGCTCGCCGCCGGGCATGTAAGAAAATTTGTGGTTTTGAGTCATTGATACATGTTGCGTATTGCGTAGTCCGTATTCCGTATCGTGTTACGCAATACGCGCTACGCAATACTTTCAATCCAATCTCGTAAA
This genomic interval from Chloroflexota bacterium contains the following:
- a CDS encoding phosphatase PAP2 family protein: MDAFLQSQIPFILTLQQLAALKAPMALFSFFGSEEFFLILFPLIYLGIDAGLGARLALVLLSSASLNWMLKLAFHLPRPYWFDARVQALAAEGSYGLPSGHAQNATGVWFFLAGAIKKQWAWVAALVVIALISFSRLYLGVHFPVDVIGGWLVGGLFLAAFFWLEPKATQWLNKIGLGGQVVAATGVAALVIVIGLVVRGFVASSPDPVSWASFAAGARALDGLFTGAGSIFGVGVGLAMTNRWAKFNAGGPLGKRATRFVIGLIGVLIFWAGLKAIFPQEPEAVALFFRFVRYTLATWWVVFLAPWLFLKVNLAESRS
- a CDS encoding alpha/beta fold hydrolase, producing the protein MTQNHKFSYMPGGEPFFFRGGPIGCLLLHGFTGAPREVFRLGEYLAGQGHTVLGARLAGHGTTPDDLRRLHWRDWLGSAVDGLKLLRDQCKQVFVLGLSMGGMTAINLAAQYPEQVAGIVTMSTPLKVQTDWRMNFANLIALFQPYIKKEPADPAELARLVEHVSYAAWTTTALKQFANYLRVTDEALPRVAAPALLIHSKGDTFILPHNLPYIYEHIGSKDKEMLWLEQSGHIVTEDLERHILFERAAAFINKHVA